Genomic window (Verrucomicrobiia bacterium):
GACTTCGAAATCTGCGCTACTCCCGCGGCGCCGACTTGGCCGCCTCCGTCCGTTCCTGGCTCAACGTTGCGGGCGCCTCATCTATTCGGAATTGGCGGTTCATATAAAGCTCGTCTGCAACCTGGTAGAGTGCCGTCGCGTTCTTTTCCAGTTCCGCATATTCGGGCGTGGTTCCCGGCACGGGTTGGAGTTCCACAAGCTTCGGATCGCCTTCATAGAAATACGCCGCCTTCTGCAGTCCCAGGATCACCATTCTCGCGTCTGCGTACATCCCGATGCTGCGATTATGATTCAGCAGCGCGCGAGCGGCCTCGGGCGGGTCGTTCAACAGGTCGCGGCCAAAGAACATCGTTTCATACGGACGCCCGAGAAGACCCAGCAGCGTGGGTGCGACGTCGAGCGAATTCCCCAGCGTCCCGACGCGCTGCGGTTCCTTCACGACGGCGGGCCCAAAGATCACAAACGGAATCTCATACGAAAAGATCGGAACTTCCTGTGCCCCGTAAACGCGCGCGCCGTGATCGGCCACGACGACGAAAAGCGTGTTGGTCCAGAACGCCTCCTTCTTCGCATCGCGGAAAAACTTGCCGAGGCACCAGTCCGTGTATTTGACGACCTTCTTCCGGCTGCGTTTCGGCACTTCGGGGTCTTCATCAATACGGCCGCGCGGATAGGTGTAGGGCTTGTGATTGGAAACGGTCAGGACGGTTCCAAGAAACGGCTGCCCAGTTTCGTTGAGTTTTCGGAATTCCTCGATCGATCGCGCAAAGAGATCTTCATCCGACACGCCCCAGATCGTTGTGAACACGGGATCCTTGAAATCCTTCTGCTCGATGAATCGATCCCACCCATTGTTGACGGCATAAGCCCGCATGCCGTCGAACAGGCCGCGCCCGCCATACAGGAACAGCGTGTTGTAACCGTCGCGCTTCAGCACGCGCGCGATCGATTCCACGTTCTCCGAGCGATCGCGCTTGACGATGGAGTCCCCTGGCAACGGCGGGAAAGATGAAAAAACGCCCTCGAATCCGCGCACCGTCCGGTTCCCGCTCGCATAAATGTTGGAGAACAGCAGCCCTTCCTCTGTCATCAGCTTGTCCATCTCAGGTGTCAGCGTGTCCTTGCGCCCAAGCGCCCCGAAAAATTCCGAGCCCAGCGCCTCTTCGAGAATGAGCACGACATTCAGTTTTGGACGCGTGGGATCGCCGGAAATTTTTCGGCGGATGCTTTCCGGGCCGCCGACGAATTCCGCCTCGGGCGATGCCAGCAACTTGCGAACGCGTGCATAGGCTTCGTCGTGGGGAAGCGTCCTATAGTGCGCGGCATACTCAAGGTTGCGGGTCCAAGCAGCATGAACAAACGACAGAGAGCCGTTGTTCGCCACTTCGTTGATGGTTCGATCCTGGCTGAATTGCGTTCCCTGGAGGCTGATTGTGAATAGCAGCACCACTACCACGCCTGTGGCACCGGCGAGCCGGAGGAAACGCGATCGCGACGGAATGGAGTTTTGCCACATCGGCTTGAACCAGGCAAAGGCGCCAATCGTCCAGCCGATTCCCAGGCCAAGGCAGATCGCGATGATCGTGTAGAGCGGATAGGAATCGCGGATGTTGCCCACGACCTCATCGGGATAAATCAGGTAATCCACGGCGACCGTATTGAATCGCGAATGGAATTCCTCGAAGAAAAAGAACTCGGTGAACAGGATGAAGATCTGGACTGCCCAAAACAGCGCCATGCCGCATGCGAGCAGCGTGCGATGCCAGCGCCGCGCGAACCAGCGCTCCTTGACGATCCAAAACCAGAAGAGCAGCGGCAGGGTGGTGATCAGCGACATGACAATGTCCTGGTGCAACCCGATGAAAAACGCCTGGACGGATGTGCCGAAGGACACGTTCGCCTTGCCTGCAAAGGAGAAGTAGAGGATCAGCCGGAGGATGGTGAGGGCGACCACCAGTGTGGCAAAGAAGAATGTGGCAAACCCATAGCGGGAATGTCTCCAAACGCGTTTGGTTGGATCGAGTTCTTCAGTCATGGCGATTGCACAAAGGTCAGGATCGCGATTCGTTTCAATTCCGGCACCCGCTAATGACACTTGGTCTGCCAGTGCTGTTCAATTCCAAAATGCGCGATGCACTGCGATACAGCAGGCTTGGAACGGTGCGCTGCGCGTGCCAGATTGTTAACGTGCCGATTTTTTACGAATGCCAGCGTTGCACCGCCTGCTGTCGCTGGCCGGGACAGGTGCGCGTTTCCGATGCCGAAATCGCGCGCTTGGCGGAATTCACTGGAATGGGGGAGTTCGAGTTCATTCAACGCTACCTGCAGCTGCGCGCCGATCGGCAGGGG
Coding sequences:
- a CDS encoding LTA synthase family protein — its product is MTEELDPTKRVWRHSRYGFATFFFATLVVALTILRLILYFSFAGKANVSFGTSVQAFFIGLHQDIVMSLITTLPLLFWFWIVKERWFARRWHRTLLACGMALFWAVQIFILFTEFFFFEEFHSRFNTVAVDYLIYPDEVVGNIRDSYPLYTIIAICLGLGIGWTIGAFAWFKPMWQNSIPSRSRFLRLAGATGVVVVLLFTISLQGTQFSQDRTINEVANNGSLSFVHAAWTRNLEYAAHYRTLPHDEAYARVRKLLASPEAEFVGGPESIRRKISGDPTRPKLNVVLILEEALGSEFFGALGRKDTLTPEMDKLMTEEGLLFSNIYASGNRTVRGFEGVFSSFPPLPGDSIVKRDRSENVESIARVLKRDGYNTLFLYGGRGLFDGMRAYAVNNGWDRFIEQKDFKDPVFTTIWGVSDEDLFARSIEEFRKLNETGQPFLGTVLTVSNHKPYTYPRGRIDEDPEVPKRSRKKVVKYTDWCLGKFFRDAKKEAFWTNTLFVVVADHGARVYGAQEVPIFSYEIPFVIFGPAVVKEPQRVGTLGNSLDVAPTLLGLLGRPYETMFFGRDLLNDPPEAARALLNHNRSIGMYADARMVILGLQKAAYFYEGDPKLVELQPVPGTTPEYAELEKNATALYQVADELYMNRQFRIDEAPATLSQERTEAAKSAPRE
- a CDS encoding YkgJ family cysteine cluster protein: MTLGLPVLFNSKMRDALRYSRLGTVRCACQIVNVPIFYECQRCTACCRWPGQVRVSDAEIARLAEFTGMGEFEFIQRYLQLRADRQGLALQNKLNGECIFLEGDNCAVQAVKPQQCSDFPNLWNFPGFEKVCDAIPRRVSEEEYAALIAKATGRRHL